Proteins encoded in a region of the Panicum hallii strain FIL2 chromosome 3, PHallii_v3.1, whole genome shotgun sequence genome:
- the LOC112884714 gene encoding uncharacterized protein LOC112884714 isoform X7: MDLAGMKRRELQALCKRHGLPAGGTNADLVARLDAALSGAAGAEEEEDVVGVVARKGCLKRSVGDAGEAKKVTFAVEESRGRRLRSRVVWSPVVAKTRGKRAEAGSTDSAADDGIPSRAGENVPVRRSRRNSLAAAEVEEVEEAVTFGRKRKPKSQEIAEDVAVSAQPVASCRVTRRSSLSGTTVLLPPAVEKKRGRGKAAAGKNKLVTEEQAAEAQGLSAAAPLTVVESKRSRRKGPDVQNSSKVEVSAKTTRSRSVEAVMKSPPVLENKRKRKSGDAQPDVEQPPVAEVPRNDAPVTRSLRNRVVQVNNSVVEETHTTQQPENKMQPNRPATRMHQQVASSVEKEDQVQVAAPSKAPPSRRSKRNNYEANNVNSESNKLISAPVEAKDSKIAHPLTHHNAKAEDVEKQPIVREPVRRSTRKSVASAMLDNEKDLIEEKNPEAHVRRSLQRSIVPVEDIKGAGEEIQNAKGEDAPKQLAVKEPVRRSTRKSVVSAMLEKEKVLIAEKNPGAHVKRSMRKSVVPVQDINGVGEDIQNAKSDDAEKQLVMNQPVRRSSCKSVLPDTLENESGSLVTETNAEAHVRARKSLLPNMLNKEDPDHSKMIRNENFQIGKCEDEKQQKVKEPVRRSRRSVATVMLEEQNKGLHEEKMSTIPVRRSTRKSVALNIVEKGSNRTEKVGREQSGVRTRRLKARDKLTDHAVAVEPVVTSGNELQVDVQNNQGLTVKSPNHNLSDGNETHPGSDKFVSCERVGEEGLKLRKHRTSSMEISSSANDFWNMEDFSGQKFRKQQSTQTPCEKDNTGAIYDKPQRVQQASTSTTSKGRSSKRRRTRTTAPEEVMSAEEANDGMIIREETMDTHKTSHEYSKESSSGTQEICQVSATREGFSSGPLLGTVTLPDEIYTTQSVHKVIPASETGGLAKESSEKSKQPQEHSDIQDDDTHLSEIRNGKLDQSSSITELLPHNAFVSEDKTLMGEDVLPVDFTVGDDEGQSPAAGQGRVGWEANTSESEEKNLADAMSTGLHTKSLQHDIDILAEESGEDVVPMSFTTEEHGIKFKVSPIAVERRVIGQASACESAGKTLTGILSNDLRTKYLQHDRDVLTKEIGEASGSSIQISDSNPEIHCDAIAEESIRAADLGSCPSNGGKGNPLLKNLHDSILPVMNSAQRCSSDGRRSSFGLDFLFTEECKENCSRNVENITVEVDGGNKSSTCVSPDFYVGSDCGLEDEDVQPTGFDADKKLDVDQDAAEEEVVVEEKNYDQHVAPKTDLKAKLNGELTGLDMESDCTIAEKNVRFVEDNPDDEEVTVQVQQANVQEGDSEKPSQFSATPECKHEFCLPDETVLHSKKNKGCLSSEEQSPFGLQSLFLQQSIEKSVECGALASATVIAENGFDELKYVHVKCSLKKTRVSEPFSQLDTDEDSCPVSKNEDCMFISQQDKGIEGLSKASLDEESVPSGFSLDAKHIKEVTNSEEVACKGEGSKKLVHSDDLKASSEKTDVNGPDTIENSSFSLATPGYKHDDALSEEAVRTMKKYAGTCSSNPRELLMDLQSLFSKENIEESDLHDGLAFSSAESPGDESIDVEQLVEVHLGSNPSQLESNDLLDELIGCSKTEVLHQGHKGLCSEDREEQKLESPIVMESSLNCNKDVTNSSINGSVVDIVDQRTPSGSALPEDCRMDHNLQREFLDGCSVDSGVAGTIGNPSFNLATPDHEHEGALSEEAVCKMKKYTGTCSGDPRHLLMELQSLFSEGSIIKSDSHDVAFPCSESEGNEPTVCHVEKLVDTLVSSEPDTCQGLRQDLSRAEEKESCVSISMQLNPELEDDEVEKHSLNCEKDTSQILGITRSVLSKTALLPKDSHTIYWQEQELPNDLSPLKSARST; encoded by the exons ATGGATCTCGCGGGGATGAAACGGCGGGAGCTGCAGGCGCTCTGCAAGCGGCACGGCCTCCCCGCCGGCGGCACCAACGCCGATCTCGTCGCCCGCCTCGACGCCGCGCTCTCG GGGGCCGCTGGTGCGGAAGAGGAGGAAGATGTGGTCGGAGTAGTAGCCAGGAAGGGGTGTCTGAAGCGCTCGGTCGGAGATGCTGGCGAGGCGAAGAAGGTGACTTTTGCGGTGGAGGAATCGAGAGGGAGGAGGCTGAGGTCCCGGGTCGTCTGGTCGCCGGTGGTTGCCAAGACAAGGGGGAAGCGCGCTGAAGCTGGTAGTACTGATTCTGCTGCTGATGACGGAATTCCTTCAAGGGCAGGTGAAAATGTCCCAGTAAGGCGGTCCAGGAGGAATTCTTTGGCTGCTGCCGAGGTTGAGGAAGTAGAAGAAGCTGTTACTTTTGGTAGGAAACGGAAGCCGAAGAGCCAGGAGATTGCTGAGGACGTTGCTGTCAGTGCTCAGCCTGTAGCTTCTTGCAGAGTCACGAGGAGGTCGAGCTTGTCAGGAACCACCGTCCTGTTGCCTCCTGCTGttgagaagaagagagggagggggaaggCAGCAGCTGGTAAAAATAAACTTGTTACTGAGGAGCAGGCTGCTGAGGCTCAAGGTTTGTCTGCGGCGGCGCCACTTACAGTTGTGGAGAGTaagaggagcaggaggaagggACCTGATGTGCAGAATTCATCTAAGGTGGAAGTATCCGCTAAGACCACAAGATCCCGCTCAGTAGAAGCTGTTATGAAGTCGCCCCCTGTGCTTGAGAacaagaggaagaggaagtcAGGAGATGCACAACCAGATGTAGAACAGCCTCCAGTTGCAGAGGTGCCTAGAAATGATGCTCCTGTCACCAGGTCTTTGAGGAACAGGGTAGTCCAGGTTAACAACAGTGTGGTAGAGGAAACTCACACTACCCAACAGCCGGAAAACAAGATGCAGCCTAATAGACCAGCTACTCGCATGCATCAACAGGTCGCATCTTCTGTGGAGAAAGAAGATCAAGTACAAGTTGCTGCTCCTAGTAAGGCCCCTCCATCAAGGCGATCAAAGAGAAACAATTATGAGGCCAATAATGTAAATTCAGAAAGCAACAAATTGATCAGTGCTCCAGTGGAGGCCAAAGACTCAAAAATAGCTCACCCATTGACACACCATAATGCTAAGGCTGAAGATGTGGAGAAACAACCAATAGTCAGAGAACCTGTTAGGCGGTCAACACGTAAATCTGTTGCCTCAGCTATGCTTGATAACGAGAAGGATCTAATTGAAGAGAAGAACCCTGAAGCACATGTTAGGAGATCACTGCAGAGATCTATTGTGCCGGTTGAAGATATCAAAGGTGCTGGTGAAGAGATTCAGAATGCTAAAGGTGAAGATGCCCCGAAGCAGCTAGCAGTTAAAGAACCTGTTAGGCGATCAACACGTAAATCAGTTGTCTCAGCCATGCTTGAGAAAGAGAAGGTTCTCATTGCAGAAAAGAACCCAGGAGCACACGTTAAGAGATCAATGCGGAAATCTGTTGTGCCAGTTCAAGATATTAACGGTGTTGGTGAAGACATTCAAAATGCTAAGAGTGACGATGCGGAGAAGCAATTAGTTATGAATCAACCTGTCAGGCGTTCATCATGTAAATCTGTTCTGCCGGATACACTTGAGAACGAGAGTGGATCTCTAGTTACAGAAACGAATGCTGAGGCACATGTTAGGGCACGGAAGTCTCTTCTTCCTAATATGCTTAACAAGGAGGACCCAGATCACAGCAAAATGATCAGAAACGAGAACTTTCAAATTGGTAAATGTGAAGACGAGAAACAACAAAAAGTAAAGGAACCTGTTAGGCGATCAAGGAGATCtgttgccacagtgatgcttgAGGAACAAAATAAGGGTCTTCATGAGGAAAAAATGTCAACAATTCCTGTGAGGAGATCAACACGTAAATCTGTCGCTCTCAACATAGTTGAAAAGGGGAGCAATCGCACTGAAAAGGTTGGAAGGGAACAGTCAGGAGTCAGAACAAGGAGGCTGAAAGCAAGAGATAAACTTACAGACCATGCTGTGGCTGTGGAGCCTGTGGTTACTTCTGGAAACGAATTGCAGGTAGATGTGCAGAACAATCAAGGCCTGACAGTCAAATCTCCAAATCATAATTTATCTGATGGTAATGAGACACATCCTGGTTCAGACAAGTTTGTATCATGTGAGAGAGTTGGTGAAGAGGGCTTGAAATTGAGAAAACACAGAACGTCTTCAATGGAAATATCATCTTCAGCCAATGATTTCTGGAATATGGAAGATTTTAGTGGACAGAAATTCAGGAAGCAACAGAGCACACAAACACCATGTGAAAAAGATAACACAGGAGCTATCTATGATAAGCCACAGAGAGTACAGCAGGCGTCAACTTCCACAACTTCGAAGGGAAGGTCTTCAAAGAGGAGACGGACAAGGACAACTGCTCCAGAAGAAGTTATGTCCGCCGAGGAGGCAAATGATGGCATGATTATCAGGGAAGAAACAATGGACACACATAAAACGTCTCATGAATATAGTAAGGAGTCTAGTAGCGGAACTCAAGAAATTTGTCAGGTTAGTGCCACAAGGGAAGGGTTCTCTTCAGGTCCATTGCTTGGGACAGTAACACTCCCTGACGAGATTTACACAACACAGAGTGTACACAAGGTGATACCTGCATCAGAAACTGGTGGCCTTGCAAAGGAAAGTTCGGAGAAGAGTAAACAACCTCAAGAACACTCTGACATTCAAGATGATGATACCCATTTATCTGAAATAAGAAATGGGAAATTGGATCAATCATCAAGCATCACAGAACTACTCCCACACAATGCTTTTGTCTCAGAGGACAAAACATTGATGGGTGAAG ATGTTTTGCCTGTTGACTTCACTGTTGGAGATGATGAAGGGCAAAGCCCTGCAGCTGGGCAAGGAAGAGTTGGCTGGGAAGCAAATACAAGTGAGTCTGAAGAAAAGAACCTAGCTGATGCCATGTCCACTGGTCTCCACACCAAAAGTCTGCAACATGATATTGACATACTAGCTGAAGAGTCCGGTGAAG ATGTTGTGCCAATGAGTTTCACTACTGAAGAGCATGGAATAAAATTTAAAGTGAGCCCTATAGCTGTGGAAAGGAGAGTTATTGGGCAAGCAAGTGCATGTGAATCTGCAGGGAAAACATTAACTGGCATCTTGTCTAATGATCTCCGCACCAAATATCTGCAACATGATCGTGACGTACTGACTAAAGAGATTGGTGAAG CTTCGGGATCTTCCATACAAATATCAGACAGTAATCCAGAAATTCACTGTGATGCGATTGCTGAAGAAAGTATTCGAGCTGCTGATCTTGGGAGCTGTCCCAGCAATGGTGGAAAAGGGAACCCTCTTTTGAAAAATCTGCACGACAGTATTCTTCCAGTAATGAATTCTGCTCAGAGATGTTCATCAGATGGAAGACGTTCATCATTTGGTCTTGATTTTCTGTTTACAGAAGAGTGCAAAGAAAACTGTTCCAGAAATGTCGAAAATATTACTGTAGAAGTTGATGGTGGAAACAAATCTAGCACCTGTGTAAGTCCTGATTTCTATGTGGGATCAGATTGTGGTTTGGAAGATGAGGATGTGCAGCCTACTGGATTTGATGCTGATAAGAAACTTGATGTGGATCAGGATGCCGCAGAAGAAG AAGTTGTTGTTGAGGAGAAAAATTATGATCAACATGTTGCTCCCAAAACTGACCTAAAAGCAAAGTTAAATGGTGAACTTACTGGTCTTGATATGGAATCAGATTGTACCATTGCTGAAAAGAACGTGAGGTTTGTTGAAGATAATCCTGATGATGAAGAAGTTACAGTTCAGGTCCAGCAGGCTAATGTACAAGAAG GTGATTCTGAGAAGCCTTCACAATTTTCAGCAACACCAGAGTGTAAACATGAATTTTGTTTGCCCGACGAAACAGTATTGCATTCAAAGAAGAACAAGGGATGTTTATCAAGTGAAGAACAATCACCATTTGGCCTACAATCCCTGTTCTTGCAGCAAAGCATAGAAAAATCTGTGGAGTGTGGTGCTCTTGCTTCTGCCACAGTTATTGCAGAAAATGGATTTGATGAATTAAAATATGTTCATGTGAAGTGTTCACTAAAAAAGACTCGTGTGTCAGAACCTTTTTCACAACTTGATACTGATGAAGACAGTTGTCCGGTTTCCAAAAATGAAGATTGTATGTTCATATCCCAGCAAGATAAGGGAATAGAAG GATTATCAAAGGCAAGCCTTGATGAAGAATCGGTTCCATCAGGCTTTTCGTTGGACGCAAAGCACATCAAAGA GGTCACTAATTCTGAGGAAGTGGCCTGTAAGGGAGAAGGAAGTAAGAAACTTGTCCATTCTGATGACCTTAAAGCTTCATCTGAAAAAACAGATGTCAATGGGCCAG ATACTATTGAAAATTCTTCATTTAGTTTAGCAACTCCTGGTTATAAGCATGATGATGCTTTGTCTGAGGAAGCAGTGCGCACAATGAAGAAATATGCTGGAACATGCTCATCCAATCCCAGAGAATTACTTATGGACCTGCAGTCCCTGTTCTCAAAGGAAAACATTGAAGAATCTGATCTGCATGATGGACTTGCATTCTCAAGTGCTGAAAGTCCAGGAGATGAATCAATTGATGTTGAACAACTGGTTGAGGTACATCTTGGTTCTAATCCGTCTCAGTTAGAATCAAATGATCTCTTGGATGAACTGATTGGGTGTTCGAAGACTGAAGTGCTGCATCAGGGTCATAAAGGTCTATGCAGTGAGGATAGAGAAGAGCAAAAGCTGGAAAGCCCAATAGTTATGGAATCTAGCCTTAACTGTAATAAAGATGTTACTAATTCTTCAATCAATGGGTCTGTTGTGGATATTGTTGATCAAAGAACTCCATCTGGTTCGGCTTTACCAGAAGATTGTCGTATGGATCATAACCTGCAACGAGAGTTTTTAGATGGCTGCTCAGTGGATTCTGGTGTAGCAG GTACTATTGGGAACCCTTCATTTAATTTAGCGACTCCTGATCATGAACATGAAGGTGCTTTGTCTGAGGAAGCAGTGTGCAAAATGAAAAAATATACTGGAACATGCTCGGGAGATCCCAGACATTTACTCATGGAGCTGCAGTCTCTTTTCTCAGAGGGAAGCATTATAAAATCCGATTCGCATGATGTTGCATTTCCATGTTCTGAAAGCGAAGGAAATGAACCTACCGTTTGCCATGTTGAGAAACTGGTTGACACACTTGTTTCTTCAGAACCTGATACGTGCCAAGGCCTTCGTCAAGATCTCAGCAGAGCTGAAGAAAAAGAGAGCTGCGTGTCTATTTCCATGCAACTAAATCCTGAGCTGGAGGACGATGAAGTGGAGAAACACAGCTTAAACTGTGAGAAAGACACCAGTCAGATTCTTGGTATAACTAGATCTGTGCTGAGCAAAACAGCCCTTTTGCCCAAGGACAGTCATACCATTTATTGGCAGGAACAGGAGCTACCAAATGACTTATCCCCACTTAAATCTG CCAGAAGCACATAG